A stretch of the Ictidomys tridecemlineatus isolate mIctTri1 chromosome 5, mIctTri1.hap1, whole genome shotgun sequence genome encodes the following:
- the Wdr20 gene encoding WD repeat-containing protein 20 isoform X2, which translates to MLSKALSYVYSFISSSRQFHEVGRTEILISVLIEAADLSKPIDKRIYKGTQPTCHDFNHLTATAESVSLLVGFSAGQVQLIDPIKKETSKLFNEERLIDKARVTCVKWVPGSESLFLVAHSSGNMYLYNVEHTCGTTAPHYQLLKQGESFAVHTCKSKSTRNPLLKWTVGEGALSEFAFSPDGKFLACVSQDGFLRVFNFDSVELHGTMKSYFGGLLCVCWSPDGKYIVTGGEDDLVTVWSFVDCRVIARGHGHKSWVSVVAFDPYTTSVEESDPMEFSGSDEDFQDLLHFGRDRANSTQSRLSKRNSTDSRPVSVTYRFGSVGQDTQLCLWDLTEDILFPHQPLSRARTHTNVMNATSPPAGSNGNSVTTPGNSVPPPLPRSNSLPHSAVSNAGSKSSVMDGAIASGVSKFATLSLHDRKERHHEKDHKRNHSMGHISSKSSDKLNLVTKTKTDPAKTLGTPLCPRMEDVPLLEPLICKKIAHERLTVLIFLEDCIVTACQEGFICTWGRPGKVGLLSSPNQASSPGGTVV; encoded by the exons gCTGCTGACTTGAGTAAACCAATAGATAAAAGGATATACAAAGGAACACAGCCTACTTGTCATGACTTCAACCACCTAACAGCCACAGCAGAAAGTGTCTCTCTCCTAGTGGGCTTTTCCGCAGGCCAAGTCCAGCTTATAGACCCAATCAAAAAAGAAACTAGCAAACTATTTAATGAGGAA AGACTAATAGACAAGGCACGCGTAACCTGTGTCAAATGGGTGCCCGGTTCGGAAAGCCTTTTCCTAGTAGCCCATTCGAGTGGGAACATGTACTTGTATAATGTGGAGCACACTTGTGGCACCACAGCCCCCCACTACCAGCTTctgaagcagggagagagcttTGCCGTGCACACTTGCAAGAGCAAATCCACGAGGAACCCTCTCCTTAAGTGGACGGTGGGCGAGGGGGCCCTCAGCGAGTTTGCTTTCTCCCCAGATGGCAAGTTCTTAGCATGCGTGAGCCAGGACGGGTTTCTGCGGGTGTTCAATTTCGACTCGGTGGAGCTGCACGGTACGATGAAAAGCTACTTTGGGGGCttgctgtgtgtgtgctggaGCCCAGATGGCAAGTACATTGTGACAGGTGGAGAGGACGACTTGGTGACAGTCTGGTCCTTTGTAGACTGCCGAGTAATAGCTAGAGGCCACGGGCACAAATCCTGGGTCAGTGTTGTGGCATTCGATCCCTATACTACTAGCGTAGAAGAAAGCGACCCTATGGAGTTTAGTGGCAGTGATGAGGACTTCCAGGACCTTCTTCATTTTGGCAGAGATCGAGCAAACAGTACACAGTCCCGGCTGTCCAAGCGGAACTCTACCGACAGCCGCCCCGTAAGTGTTACATACCGGTTTGGTTCAGTGGGCCAGGATACACAGCTGTGTTTGTGGGACCTTACGGAAGACATCCTTTTCCCTCACCAACCCCTCTCAAGAGCAAGGACACACACAAATGTCATGAATGCCACAAGTCCTCCCGCTGGAAGTAATGGGAACAGTGTCACAACACCCGGGAACTCTGTGCCCCCTCCACTGCCTCGGTCCAACAGCCTTCCCCACTCGGCGGTCTCCAATGCAGGCAGCAAAAGCAGCGTCATGGATGGGGCCATTGCCTCTGGGGTCAGCAAATTCGCAACACTCTCACTGCACGACCGAAAGGAGAGACATCATGAGAAAGACCACAAGCGAAACCATAGCATGGGACACATTTCTAGCAAGAGCAGTGACAAACTGAATCTAGTTACTAAAACCAAAACGGACCCCGCTAAAACTTTGGGAACGCCATTGTGTCCTCGGATGGAAGACGTTCCCTTGTTAGAGCCTCTGATCTGTAAAAAGATAGCACATGAAAGACTGactgtattaatttttcttgaagaCTGTATAGTCACTGCTTGTCAGGAGGGATTTATTTGCACATGGGGAAGGCCTGGTAAAGTG GGCTTATTGTCATCCCCAAACCAGGCCAGTTCTCCAGGTGGAACTGTAGTGTAG
- the Wdr20 gene encoding WD repeat-containing protein 20 isoform X4, whose protein sequence is MYLYNVEHTCGTTAPHYQLLKQGESFAVHTCKSKSTRNPLLKWTVGEGALSEFAFSPDGKFLACVSQDGFLRVFNFDSVELHGTMKSYFGGLLCVCWSPDGKYIVTGGEDDLVTVWSFVDCRVIARGHGHKSWVSVVAFDPYTTSVEESDPMEFSGSDEDFQDLLHFGRDRANSTQSRLSKRNSTDSRPVSVTYRFGSVGQDTQLCLWDLTEDILFPHQPLSRARTHTNVMNATSPPAGSNGNSVTTPGNSVPPPLPRSNSLPHSAVSNAGSKSSVMDGAIASGVSKFATLSLHDRKERHHEKDHKRNHSMGHISSKSSDKLNLVTKTKTDPAKTLGTPLCPRMEDVPLLEPLICKKIAHERLTVLIFLEDCIVTACQEGFICTWGRPGKVGLLSSPNQASSPGGTVV, encoded by the exons ATGTACTTGTATAATGTGGAGCACACTTGTGGCACCACAGCCCCCCACTACCAGCTTctgaagcagggagagagcttTGCCGTGCACACTTGCAAGAGCAAATCCACGAGGAACCCTCTCCTTAAGTGGACGGTGGGCGAGGGGGCCCTCAGCGAGTTTGCTTTCTCCCCAGATGGCAAGTTCTTAGCATGCGTGAGCCAGGACGGGTTTCTGCGGGTGTTCAATTTCGACTCGGTGGAGCTGCACGGTACGATGAAAAGCTACTTTGGGGGCttgctgtgtgtgtgctggaGCCCAGATGGCAAGTACATTGTGACAGGTGGAGAGGACGACTTGGTGACAGTCTGGTCCTTTGTAGACTGCCGAGTAATAGCTAGAGGCCACGGGCACAAATCCTGGGTCAGTGTTGTGGCATTCGATCCCTATACTACTAGCGTAGAAGAAAGCGACCCTATGGAGTTTAGTGGCAGTGATGAGGACTTCCAGGACCTTCTTCATTTTGGCAGAGATCGAGCAAACAGTACACAGTCCCGGCTGTCCAAGCGGAACTCTACCGACAGCCGCCCCGTAAGTGTTACATACCGGTTTGGTTCAGTGGGCCAGGATACACAGCTGTGTTTGTGGGACCTTACGGAAGACATCCTTTTCCCTCACCAACCCCTCTCAAGAGCAAGGACACACACAAATGTCATGAATGCCACAAGTCCTCCCGCTGGAAGTAATGGGAACAGTGTCACAACACCCGGGAACTCTGTGCCCCCTCCACTGCCTCGGTCCAACAGCCTTCCCCACTCGGCGGTCTCCAATGCAGGCAGCAAAAGCAGCGTCATGGATGGGGCCATTGCCTCTGGGGTCAGCAAATTCGCAACACTCTCACTGCACGACCGAAAGGAGAGACATCATGAGAAAGACCACAAGCGAAACCATAGCATGGGACACATTTCTAGCAAGAGCAGTGACAAACTGAATCTAGTTACTAAAACCAAAACGGACCCCGCTAAAACTTTGGGAACGCCATTGTGTCCTCGGATGGAAGACGTTCCCTTGTTAGAGCCTCTGATCTGTAAAAAGATAGCACATGAAAGACTGactgtattaatttttcttgaagaCTGTATAGTCACTGCTTGTCAGGAGGGATTTATTTGCACATGGGGAAGGCCTGGTAAAGTG GGCTTATTGTCATCCCCAAACCAGGCCAGTTCTCCAGGTGGAACTGTAGTGTAG